A part of Sebastes umbrosus isolate fSebUmb1 chromosome 21, fSebUmb1.pri, whole genome shotgun sequence genomic DNA contains:
- the LOC119480809 gene encoding uracil nucleotide/cysteinyl leukotriene receptor yields MNISEEETPGFYGSGSHQENIIFSTFYILIFIIAVPGNALALWAFFRQDSTSPFKVFLRHLSIADISYILILPMRIVYHLSNSYWPFGHILCQIAGFLFYLNMYCSLYLMSFISLDRFLAVVLPIKSRPVRKAFYAKVVVGILWVTVIVCMSPLLFSMKNVPKNSTGVCNKLYLEKTSPTALVSTIVAFVIPLTTIVVCYIVILLKLRSIKQQEKRLLKDKAIRMIILIVMNFLLAFVPYHVSRVIYIESHSHDHMTSASHESLGRANRVTSALTCVSAVLDPVMYFFLNRAYRDTLLQLFCKR; encoded by the coding sequence atgaacatCTCTGAGGAGGAGACACCGGGCTTCTATGGCAGCGGCTCCCACCAAGAGAACATtatattttctacattttacaTCCTGATTTTCATCATCGCGGTGCCTGGGAATGCCTTGGCGCTGTGGGCCTTCTTTCGCCAGGACAGCACGTCTCCATTTAAAGTCTTCCTGAGGCACCTGTCCATAGCAGACATCTCTTACATCCTCATTTTACCCATGCGCATAGTTTACCACCTGTCCAACAGCTACTGGCCTTTCGGACATATCCTTTGTCAAATAGCTGGCTTCCTCTTTTACCTTAACATGTACTGCAGCCTCTACTTGATGAGTTTCATCAGCTTGGACAGATTTCTGGCTGTGGTTCTACCTATAAAATCACGGCCAGTTAGGAAGGCTTTCTACGCAAAGGTAGTTGTTGGCATACTTTGGGTGACAGTTATTGTGTGTATGAGTCCTCTACTTTTCTCCATGAAGAATGTGCCCAAAAACTCAACTGGCGTCTGCAACAAGCTGTACTTAGAGAAGACATCTCCCACGGCTTTAGTTTCCACTATTGTAGCATTTGTTATTCCCCTCACCACCATAGTGGTCTGCTACATAGTGATTCTGCTGAAGCTGAGGTCAATCAAGCAACAGGAAAAACGGCTGTTGAAGGACAAAGCTATAAGAATGATCATCCTCATTGTGATGAACTTCCTGTTAGCGTTCGTGCCCTACCATGTGAGCAGGGTGATCTACATTGAAAGCCACAGCCATGACCATATGACTTCAGCGAGCCACGAGTCACTGGGAAGAGCCAATCGGGTCACATCTGCTCTGACCTGTGTTAGTGCTGTACTGGATCCTGTGATGTATTTCTTCTTGAACCGTGCATACAGGGACACATTGCTCCAGCTGTTCTGtaaaagatga